A stretch of the Bradyrhizobium sp. CCBAU 53351 genome encodes the following:
- a CDS encoding CynX/NimT family MFS transporter yields MRSRWTILAALFIARAAIAFQFQSIAAVAPQLSQSLGANLADIGVLIGLYFAPGAALALPGGAIGRRYGDKMTVLAGLLLMLAGELLMITSTSWSTQIVGGLTAGIGGALLNVLMTKMVADWFAGREIATAMAIFINSWPAGIAAALMLLPAVGATFGLHAVHLAVAGVILIGLCLIASVYRTPDAIVAVEGERGSLTADTICAVIAAGLIWCLYNIGFAMIFSFGPSMLVEQGWSGAAAGSTISIVLWLAALSVPLGGFLADRTKRGDAILATGCSSFALLTLVLSRSGTVLPIVVALGIVCGLPAGAIMSLPARVLDQKMRPIGMGIFYTVFYAGMLAGPAIGGKLSTSAGSARAALDFGAVVLLACPVVLWLFRRIVARRDRQAVSPTSDEKRDLLTNEAGRS; encoded by the coding sequence ATGCGAAGCCGCTGGACCATTCTTGCTGCCCTGTTCATCGCGCGTGCCGCCATCGCTTTCCAGTTTCAGAGCATCGCGGCGGTCGCGCCACAGCTCAGCCAGAGCCTGGGTGCGAATCTGGCCGATATCGGCGTTCTGATCGGACTCTATTTTGCCCCGGGCGCTGCGCTTGCGCTGCCCGGCGGCGCGATCGGCCGCCGCTATGGCGACAAGATGACGGTCCTTGCCGGGCTCCTGCTGATGCTGGCAGGCGAGCTGCTGATGATCACGTCAACGTCATGGAGCACGCAGATCGTGGGCGGGCTGACGGCCGGCATCGGCGGCGCTCTCCTGAACGTTCTGATGACCAAGATGGTCGCGGACTGGTTTGCCGGTCGGGAGATCGCCACCGCGATGGCCATCTTCATCAACTCATGGCCGGCTGGCATCGCAGCCGCTCTCATGCTGTTGCCAGCAGTCGGAGCCACGTTCGGGCTCCATGCCGTCCATCTCGCCGTCGCAGGGGTGATCCTGATCGGCCTCTGCCTTATCGCTTCGGTCTATCGCACGCCAGATGCGATCGTCGCCGTTGAAGGCGAGCGCGGCAGCCTGACCGCCGATACGATCTGCGCCGTGATTGCCGCCGGCTTGATCTGGTGCCTCTACAACATCGGTTTTGCGATGATCTTCAGTTTCGGCCCGTCGATGCTCGTCGAGCAAGGCTGGTCGGGTGCAGCAGCCGGATCAACCATCAGTATCGTGCTCTGGCTCGCCGCCCTTTCGGTTCCGCTCGGCGGCTTCCTCGCCGATCGGACCAAGCGCGGCGATGCCATCCTGGCGACGGGCTGCAGCTCTTTCGCTCTCCTGACCCTTGTCCTGTCGCGAAGCGGCACGGTGCTTCCCATCGTCGTCGCTCTTGGAATTGTCTGTGGCTTGCCCGCCGGTGCGATCATGAGCTTGCCTGCGCGTGTGCTCGATCAGAAGATGCGGCCGATCGGAATGGGGATATTCTACACGGTCTTCTACGCCGGCATGCTGGCGGGACCTGCGATCGGAGGAAAGCTCTCCACGTCGGCCGGCTCCGCGCGCGCCGCGCTCGACTTCGGCGCTGTCGTGCTCCTGGCTTGTCCGGTCGTCCTCTGGCTGTTCCGCCGTATCGTTGCCCGCCGGGATCGGCAGGCCGTTTCACCGACGTCCGACGAAAAGCGGGACCTCCTCACAAATGAGGCGGGTCGTTCCTGA
- a CDS encoding ABC transporter substrate-binding protein produces the protein MKKNSITLTFGVGLVAGLMSSSALAQVSDNVVRISILNDMTGIYADAGGKGSVVAAELAAEDFGGKVAGAKIEVVSGDHANKPDIASNLAKKAYDAEGVDVIADGGSSAAALAMQNVSRDNKKVILLSGPATAEITGKACSPYSFHWMYDTYALAAAPPEGVLKRGGDTWFFITADYAFGKSMEAEATKRVQAGGGKIVGGVRTPLDTPDFSSYLLQAQGSGAKVMALATAGSDTSNAIKQAQEYKVIGPNTQVVTFLMFINDVNAMGLKDGQGLISSTTYYHDLDDGSRKFAKRFWDKMGRPPSIVQAGVYSSVVHYLKAIAATNTDDAEKVAAKMREMPVEDGFTHGAKIRADGRLLRDLYVTEVKKPEESKGPWDYWKIVATIPGDKAWRPVEESECPLLKTH, from the coding sequence ATGAAAAAGAACTCCATCACTCTCACGTTCGGGGTAGGCCTGGTTGCAGGCCTTATGTCATCCTCGGCTCTCGCTCAGGTGTCGGACAATGTCGTCCGCATCAGCATCCTCAACGACATGACCGGCATCTACGCTGATGCCGGCGGCAAGGGATCCGTTGTCGCCGCCGAACTCGCAGCCGAAGACTTCGGTGGCAAGGTCGCTGGCGCGAAGATCGAGGTCGTGTCGGGCGACCACGCCAACAAACCCGACATCGCGTCGAACCTCGCAAAGAAGGCTTACGACGCGGAAGGTGTCGATGTGATTGCCGACGGCGGCTCGTCCGCAGCGGCTCTGGCGATGCAGAACGTTTCGCGCGACAACAAGAAGGTTATATTGCTATCAGGCCCGGCGACGGCGGAGATCACGGGCAAGGCCTGCTCACCCTACAGCTTCCACTGGATGTACGACACCTACGCGCTCGCTGCGGCACCACCGGAAGGCGTCCTGAAGCGCGGCGGCGACACCTGGTTCTTCATCACGGCCGACTATGCATTCGGCAAGTCGATGGAAGCCGAAGCGACGAAACGGGTCCAGGCCGGCGGCGGCAAGATCGTAGGCGGCGTGCGTACGCCGCTCGATACGCCCGACTTCTCGTCGTATCTGCTGCAGGCGCAGGGATCTGGCGCCAAGGTCATGGCGCTGGCGACCGCAGGTAGCGACACCAGCAACGCCATCAAGCAGGCGCAGGAGTACAAGGTGATCGGCCCGAACACGCAGGTCGTCACGTTCCTGATGTTCATCAACGACGTGAACGCCATGGGTCTGAAGGACGGACAGGGTTTGATCTCGTCGACGACCTACTATCACGATCTCGACGATGGTAGCCGCAAGTTCGCCAAGCGCTTCTGGGACAAGATGGGCCGGCCGCCGTCCATCGTTCAAGCCGGCGTCTACAGCTCGGTCGTGCACTATCTCAAAGCGATCGCGGCGACGAATACCGATGACGCTGAGAAGGTCGCGGCAAAGATGCGCGAGATGCCCGTCGAAGACGGATTTACCCACGGCGCAAAGATCCGGGCGGACGGTCGCCTGCTGCGCGATCTCTATGTGACCGAGGTCAAGAAACCGGAGGAATCGAAGGGTCCTTGGGACTATTGGAAGATCGTCGCGACGATCCCCGGCGACAAGGCCTGGCGACCGGTCGAGGAAAGCGAATGCCCGTTGCTCAAGACCCACTGA
- a CDS encoding FAD-binding oxidoreductase: MIAYCAGAEDVARAVAFARSHRICIAVRSGGHNVAGLSVCDGGMVIDLSHMKQIEVDPVRRVAHAEAGLNLGEFDRATQEHGLATTMGVNSDTGIAGLTLGGGFGKLGRKYGLTCDNLIAAEVVTAEGKVLRASATEHPDLFWGLRGGGGNFGIVTAFEYRLHSIGTSLLVASALHRYDQAREAMRFYDEFARRAPDEANVDAALVTLPSGERFFSISGCYVGSHHDGERALSPIVKFGAPVETSLARVPYLEIQSGGDALFPRGRRYYWKAQFLREVGAGAIDALLDAYARAPNTSSLLVFQHVGGAIARVPTPDSPYANRDAAFDCFPVAIWEDPADDDANMRWARELWSAVRPYSTGGVYANNLGDEGEDRVRDAYGENYARLAALKTKYDPTNLFRLNQNIRPMT; the protein is encoded by the coding sequence ATGATCGCCTATTGTGCCGGTGCCGAGGACGTCGCTCGAGCCGTCGCATTCGCAAGATCTCATCGCATCTGCATCGCGGTCCGCAGCGGCGGCCACAATGTCGCCGGCCTGTCGGTCTGCGACGGCGGCATGGTCATCGACCTGTCGCACATGAAGCAGATCGAGGTAGACCCGGTCCGCCGGGTCGCGCACGCGGAGGCCGGTCTCAACCTGGGCGAGTTCGACAGGGCGACACAGGAGCACGGCCTGGCGACCACCATGGGCGTCAACAGCGATACCGGTATCGCCGGGCTCACGCTTGGCGGCGGCTTTGGCAAGCTCGGACGCAAATACGGGCTGACCTGCGACAATCTGATTGCCGCCGAAGTGGTGACAGCCGAGGGAAAGGTCCTGAGGGCCAGTGCGACCGAACACCCCGACCTCTTCTGGGGCCTTCGGGGTGGCGGCGGCAATTTTGGCATCGTGACCGCATTCGAATATCGGCTTCATTCCATCGGCACCTCGCTGCTCGTCGCGTCAGCACTGCATCGATATGATCAGGCGCGCGAGGCCATGCGCTTCTATGATGAATTCGCCCGCCGCGCTCCTGACGAAGCGAACGTCGATGCGGCCCTGGTAACGCTGCCGTCCGGCGAACGATTCTTCAGCATCTCCGGCTGCTATGTCGGATCGCATCATGATGGTGAGCGAGCCCTTTCCCCGATCGTCAAGTTCGGCGCGCCCGTCGAGACCAGCCTCGCAAGGGTCCCTTATCTCGAGATTCAGTCGGGAGGCGATGCCCTGTTTCCGCGCGGACGTCGCTATTACTGGAAGGCGCAGTTCCTGCGCGAGGTCGGTGCGGGCGCGATCGACGCGCTGCTCGACGCCTATGCGAGAGCGCCCAACACCTCGTCGCTATTGGTTTTCCAGCACGTTGGCGGCGCAATCGCGCGGGTTCCAACGCCCGACTCGCCTTACGCAAACCGCGATGCAGCGTTCGACTGCTTTCCGGTCGCGATCTGGGAAGATCCGGCCGACGACGACGCGAACATGCGTTGGGCGCGCGAGCTGTGGAGCGCCGTCAGGCCCTATTCGACTGGCGGCGTCTACGCCAACAACCTCGGTGATGAGGGCGAGGATCGTGTCCGCGACGCCTATGGCGAGAACTATGCGCGGTTGGCCGCGCTCAAGACCAAATACGATCCGACCAATCTCTTCCGTCTGAATCAGAATATCCGACCGATGACATAG
- a CDS encoding NADPH:quinone oxidoreductase family protein, producing MRAVIGHRFGGIDDLVYEDIDSPKIEPGAIRVSVRAAGVSFANLLFIAGKHQNRPSIPFVPGTEIGGVVSEIAPDVRTDLKVGDRVCAGLPSGGFAEEAIVDAANVFRIPDSLSFEGSTLFPTIYATAYAGLKWRANLRSGETLLVHGAAGASGLAAVEVGRALGATVIATAGGEKKIEAVKRYGADHAIDYRRGGFRDRVLEITGGRGADVVFDPVGGDVFDESLRCVAPLGRLIPMGFAAGRIPEIPANIVLVKNLTVIGLYWGFYMAWGKTKADAELREQVRALYGEMFDLYESGKLRAPVDGSLPLSDFSTAMRRVESRGVIGKIVLIPEQRT from the coding sequence ATGCGCGCGGTGATAGGACATCGCTTTGGTGGAATCGACGACCTCGTCTACGAGGATATCGACTCTCCGAAGATCGAGCCCGGTGCCATCCGCGTCTCGGTACGTGCCGCTGGCGTAAGCTTCGCGAACCTGCTTTTCATCGCCGGCAAGCATCAGAACAGGCCGTCAATTCCGTTCGTGCCCGGCACCGAGATCGGCGGCGTCGTCAGCGAGATAGCGCCCGACGTTAGGACCGACCTCAAGGTGGGCGACCGTGTCTGCGCGGGTCTTCCGTCCGGCGGCTTCGCCGAAGAAGCGATCGTCGATGCGGCCAATGTCTTCCGCATCCCCGATTCCCTGAGCTTCGAAGGTTCGACGCTTTTCCCGACCATTTACGCGACGGCTTATGCCGGCCTCAAATGGCGCGCGAACCTTCGATCCGGCGAAACCCTGCTCGTCCACGGCGCGGCCGGCGCCAGCGGCTTGGCCGCCGTCGAGGTCGGGCGCGCTTTAGGGGCAACGGTCATCGCGACCGCCGGAGGCGAAAAAAAGATCGAAGCGGTGAAGCGGTACGGCGCCGATCACGCCATAGACTACCGCAGAGGCGGCTTCCGAGACCGCGTGCTGGAAATCACGGGCGGCCGCGGGGCCGACGTGGTGTTCGACCCGGTGGGCGGCGACGTGTTCGACGAATCCCTTCGTTGCGTCGCTCCGCTCGGGCGGTTGATTCCGATGGGCTTCGCCGCTGGTCGTATTCCGGAGATCCCGGCGAACATAGTCTTGGTGAAGAACCTCACCGTGATCGGTCTGTACTGGGGATTCTATATGGCTTGGGGCAAAACCAAGGCTGATGCCGAGCTGCGCGAGCAGGTCCGCGCCCTTTATGGAGAGATGTTCGATCTCTACGAATCCGGCAAACTGCGCGCGCCCGTGGACGGTTCGCTGCCGCTGTCGGACTTCTCGACGGCGATGCGTCGAGTAGAAAGCCGCGGGGTCATCGGCAAAATCGTCCTGATACCGGAGCAACGCACATGA
- a CDS encoding crotonase/enoyl-CoA hydratase family protein yields MADDPKLLIENDGPITVITINRPAVRNALDNETAAALAKALRDFDCNEGQAVAVLTGAGGHFCAGADLKELAAGHEYKPWAGDPEGPCHGILSKPVIAAVAGYACAGGLGVALRCDLRVAEETATFAVLSRRWGVPMSDGTTVRLPRLIGSGRALDMLLTARKVSGTEAFAIGLADRLVPTGDALSAAVEVARQIAAFPQIAMRSDRMSTIRQWNLSEKDAIALETELSVEARAKEAQAGAGRFAAGAGRHGQLGKN; encoded by the coding sequence ATGGCAGACGACCCGAAGCTGTTGATCGAAAACGACGGGCCGATCACGGTCATCACCATCAATCGTCCTGCCGTCCGCAACGCCCTCGACAACGAGACCGCCGCAGCGCTCGCGAAGGCGCTGCGGGACTTCGACTGCAACGAAGGCCAGGCCGTAGCGGTGCTGACCGGTGCGGGTGGGCATTTCTGCGCGGGCGCCGATCTGAAGGAGCTCGCCGCGGGCCACGAATACAAACCGTGGGCCGGCGATCCGGAGGGACCGTGCCACGGCATCTTGTCGAAGCCCGTAATCGCCGCCGTTGCGGGCTACGCGTGCGCAGGAGGGCTCGGGGTCGCCCTTAGATGCGATCTCCGCGTCGCCGAGGAGACTGCCACCTTCGCCGTTCTTTCTCGGCGCTGGGGCGTTCCGATGAGCGACGGAACCACCGTTCGGCTACCGCGCCTCATTGGCTCCGGCCGGGCACTCGACATGCTTCTGACGGCACGAAAGGTCTCCGGGACCGAAGCTTTTGCTATAGGGCTAGCCGACCGACTTGTCCCGACGGGCGATGCCCTGAGCGCCGCGGTGGAAGTCGCACGGCAGATTGCTGCGTTTCCGCAAATCGCGATGCGTTCGGACCGCATGTCGACCATCCGACAGTGGAACCTGTCGGAGAAGGACGCCATCGCTCTGGAGACCGAACTCTCCGTCGAAGCTCGCGCCAAGGAAGCACAGGCTGGTGCCGGTCGCTTCGCCGCCGGAGCTGGTCGTCATGGTCAGTTGGGAAAGAATTGA
- a CDS encoding winged helix-turn-helix domain-containing tetratricopeptide repeat protein, with protein MATIYQFGPFRLETDADTLFHGAEPVALGGRAVALLRLLLERAGKPVAKDALMEAAWPGLAIEESNLTVQIAALRRTFAAVEGGSSWIETLPRRGYRYVGPPAATLPDGSRQTWLPSATSDKPSIAVLPFSNLSGDPAQDYFSDGITEDVIAELSRFRSLFVVARHSSFVYRGSSSDIREVGRQLGVRYVVEGSARRIEKRVRVTVKLLDAASAFTRWTERYDREIEDIFAIQDEIVGKIVSALPGRLEDAGREIARGKQTSNITAYDLVLLGNEKWRQLTVRSMDEAQAYFRKAVELDPAYARAHANIAWTVVCAAFLESPAAPPLEDGRREIEIALYLDENDAWSHGVFAQLLFLQNRDQEAETHFKRALALNPNDADVTAAFANILVYWGRWQDALAWIKSAKRLNPFPPNIYHWYHALALYSARDYEQAINVLREARSSDRWSHALLAACYAQTDRLTEASFEAHAFIRERCLELSENGEALPLNTLDLARMRANRYRDPADRDHFLDGLRKAGLSDGLSNSG; from the coding sequence ATGGCGACGATCTACCAGTTTGGTCCATTTCGTCTCGAGACAGACGCCGACACGCTGTTTCACGGAGCCGAGCCGGTCGCTCTTGGAGGGCGAGCGGTCGCGCTACTTCGGCTGCTTCTGGAAAGAGCGGGTAAGCCGGTTGCCAAGGACGCCTTGATGGAGGCGGCCTGGCCGGGGCTGGCGATCGAGGAAAGCAATCTGACCGTACAGATAGCCGCTCTGCGCCGGACGTTTGCCGCCGTCGAAGGCGGCAGCAGCTGGATCGAGACGCTGCCACGCCGCGGTTACCGCTATGTCGGCCCGCCGGCCGCCACCTTGCCCGATGGCAGCCGGCAAACGTGGCTCCCGTCCGCGACCTCCGACAAACCATCGATCGCCGTGCTGCCGTTTTCCAACTTGAGCGGCGATCCCGCGCAGGACTACTTTTCCGACGGGATCACGGAAGACGTCATTGCGGAATTGTCGCGTTTCCGTTCGCTCTTCGTCGTGGCCCGCCATTCCAGCTTTGTTTATCGGGGAAGTTCGTCCGACATCAGAGAGGTCGGACGCCAACTCGGCGTACGATATGTGGTGGAAGGGAGCGCACGCCGGATCGAGAAACGGGTGCGGGTGACCGTCAAGCTTCTGGATGCCGCGAGCGCCTTCACCCGTTGGACGGAACGCTACGACCGCGAGATCGAGGACATATTCGCCATCCAGGACGAAATCGTCGGCAAGATCGTCTCGGCGCTGCCCGGCCGCCTCGAGGACGCGGGCCGCGAGATCGCGAGGGGCAAGCAGACCTCGAACATCACGGCCTACGATCTCGTCCTGTTGGGAAACGAGAAATGGCGTCAATTGACTGTCAGGAGTATGGATGAGGCGCAAGCCTACTTCAGGAAGGCTGTGGAGCTCGATCCAGCCTATGCGCGCGCTCACGCCAATATAGCCTGGACGGTCGTCTGCGCTGCGTTTCTGGAATCACCCGCCGCCCCTCCACTGGAGGATGGTCGTCGCGAGATCGAGATCGCCCTCTATCTTGATGAGAACGACGCCTGGTCGCACGGCGTCTTCGCACAACTTCTTTTCCTGCAAAACCGCGATCAAGAGGCCGAAACTCATTTCAAACGCGCTCTGGCGCTCAATCCGAACGACGCTGATGTCACCGCCGCTTTTGCAAATATTCTGGTCTACTGGGGACGCTGGCAGGACGCGCTTGCATGGATCAAATCGGCCAAACGGCTAAACCCATTTCCCCCCAACATATACCATTGGTACCACGCGCTGGCGCTCTATTCCGCTCGCGACTACGAACAGGCGATCAACGTTCTCAGGGAAGCGCGATCGAGCGACCGCTGGTCCCATGCGCTCCTAGCGGCGTGCTATGCGCAAACCGATCGACTGACGGAAGCGAGTTTCGAAGCGCACGCATTCATTCGCGAGCGATGTCTGGAATTGAGTGAGAACGGCGAAGCTCTGCCCCTCAACACGCTCGACCTCGCCCGGATGCGCGCCAACAGGTATAGAGACCCCGCCGACCGCGATCATTTCCTAGACGGACTTCGCAAAGCCGGCCTAAGTGATGGACTCTCCAACTCTGGATAG
- a CDS encoding CaiB/BaiF CoA-transferase family protein, producing the protein MTASLQPTHEAPFRGLRVLDFGQGVASPYAGYLLAANGADVIKIEPPEGDWSRRLGTTYGSHSALSAVYNRGKRSLVLDLKKPEAIATARKLAAEADVLVEGFRPGVMGRLGLGYDALSRDNPRLVYLSISGFGQDGPYAQRPCSDSVGQAFAGLVSVNVGADGIPHRVGATLSDVCTGLYGFQAVSTALFARSAVGNGRHIDVSLSQSTAALLGHKFAEHVLEGGAPRLLNVPAGSYRTSDGWIMVTLVTEAQYGRLCSALQREDLAKDPRFASFALRADCAGELATELQKVFPTDTTASWLRRLHALDIIADRILSPSEWVANEQVEATRGALRTETPNVGGVVAARTPGKAADLEGDLRPAPDVGQDSAAILLSGWS; encoded by the coding sequence ATGACGGCATCCCTCCAGCCGACCCACGAAGCGCCGTTTCGCGGACTGCGCGTCCTCGATTTCGGTCAGGGCGTGGCATCTCCATACGCGGGCTATCTCCTCGCCGCCAACGGCGCCGACGTGATCAAGATCGAACCTCCCGAAGGCGATTGGTCGCGTCGGCTAGGGACGACCTACGGCAGTCATTCGGCATTGTCGGCAGTTTACAACCGTGGCAAGCGCAGCCTCGTTCTCGATTTAAAGAAGCCCGAGGCGATCGCGACCGCCCGTAAGCTGGCCGCAGAAGCCGACGTGCTGGTCGAAGGCTTCCGTCCGGGGGTGATGGGTCGCCTCGGCCTCGGATACGACGCGCTGAGCCGCGACAATCCCCGCCTCGTCTATCTCTCGATCAGCGGCTTCGGGCAGGACGGTCCCTACGCGCAGCGTCCCTGCTCCGACTCCGTTGGCCAGGCATTCGCCGGCCTCGTTTCGGTCAACGTCGGCGCCGACGGGATCCCGCATCGGGTCGGGGCCACGCTTTCCGACGTCTGCACGGGTCTATACGGATTTCAGGCCGTTTCGACAGCGCTGTTTGCCCGCAGCGCTGTCGGCAATGGGCGGCACATAGACGTCAGCCTCTCGCAATCGACGGCGGCCCTGTTGGGTCACAAGTTCGCGGAGCACGTTCTCGAAGGCGGCGCGCCTCGCCTCCTCAACGTGCCGGCCGGCAGCTACCGGACGAGCGACGGTTGGATCATGGTCACCCTTGTGACGGAAGCGCAGTACGGGCGGCTCTGCTCCGCCCTGCAGCGGGAGGACCTTGCCAAAGATCCGCGGTTCGCCAGCTTCGCACTGCGCGCCGATTGCGCCGGCGAGCTGGCCACCGAACTTCAAAAGGTTTTCCCGACCGACACCACGGCGTCATGGCTTAGAAGACTTCATGCGTTGGACATCATCGCCGACCGAATTCTGAGCCCTTCTGAATGGGTAGCCAACGAACAGGTCGAGGCCACCCGCGGCGCGCTCCGCACAGAAACTCCTAACGTCGGAGGCGTTGTGGCGGCACGAACCCCAGGAAAGGCGGCCGACCTCGAGGGGGATCTGCGTCCGGCTCCAGATGTCGGACAGGACTCTGCAGCCATCCTTTTGAGCGGCTGGAGTTGA